In the Candidatus Binatus sp. genome, one interval contains:
- the rcsF gene encoding Rcs stress response system protein RcsF — MVTRRCRTSLVRFSLACLCNLFGCYGPFVAQVHVDKTSAQALESEVRIYKPADLTGVNYTTLGETEAISCKNQLWDPSPTEGDAISQLRFKAFTRHANGLLLWGCESYGTELSKNCWSSLTCRATMIYLDMPPTY; from the coding sequence ATGGTTACGCGACGTTGCAGAACATCTCTCGTGAGATTCAGTCTGGCGTGCCTATGCAACCTTTTCGGATGTTACGGTCCCTTTGTCGCTCAGGTGCATGTCGATAAGACGTCAGCGCAAGCACTTGAAAGCGAAGTACGCATCTACAAACCCGCCGACCTTACGGGTGTAAACTACACCACTCTTGGTGAGACAGAGGCGATTTCGTGCAAAAACCAGCTGTGGGATCCATCTCCGACGGAAGGAGACGCGATCTCACAGTTGCGATTCAAAGCATTTACGCGACACGCGAATGGCTTGCTGCTTTGGGGGTGCGAGTCTTACGGAACCGAACTCTCCAAGAATTGTTGGTCTTCGCTAACCTGTCGCGCGACGATGATCTATCTGGACATGCCGCCTACTTATTGA
- a CDS encoding helix-turn-helix transcriptional regulator, whose protein sequence is MKATKKRTPTTDAIEIIHRRHYEGHPQRMAALAEAEANDTIARKLCALRKRAGLTQQQLAKLVGTTTSVISRLEDADYHGHSLAMLERIANALNKRVELRFVNVNRKPKVA, encoded by the coding sequence ATGAAAGCCACCAAAAAGCGCACACCGACGACTGACGCGATCGAGATCATTCATCGGCGTCACTATGAAGGGCACCCTCAGCGGATGGCCGCACTTGCGGAAGCCGAGGCCAACGACACGATTGCGCGAAAGCTTTGTGCGCTTCGCAAGCGCGCGGGCCTCACCCAACAACAACTCGCCAAACTGGTCGGTACCACCACTTCCGTGATTTCGCGACTCGAAGACGCCGATTACCACGGCCACTCACTTGCGATGCTCGAACGCATCGCCAATGCGTTGAACAAGCGGGTCGAACTGCGCTTCGTCAACGTCAACCGGAAACCCAAAGTCGCGTAG